TTTAATCCCCAATTATTCCTGGATTATTGCGGAAAGAACTTAACTCAATGCAGtaaaattgtcaaatacatgGTTACTGTATGACATCGGAAAATGctttttaagctgaaatttaaatataatgttactTCTACcatatcacacacacacacacacacacacacacacacacatcatatataaaatcaagaaaaaatatcttcagcatttaccatgaaatttgaaattacaatgaaatgattAATCATTAAGTTTTTCACCATACAGTTTCTTCGTTCTTCCTATTAACTGGTGTCTTACAGGTGTACATGTTAATGCAGGGAAGGGTTATTATTTGTGTTATTGGTtaatctctagtactatgtcttaAATAAGGATCCTTCATAATTCAGTTCTTAATCTAAGATTATATGAAACATTTGTTTAATTATCGTTCTAATTAATAATATTACTATTCCATTCAAATTATTAAAGCCCTTTAATCATAACACTATACATAAATTTATGACTAACTTATAATCACTTTCTAATGTGAGCTGAAAAAAGGGGTTGATCAACATATTCGAAACATCAATTTACAATAAGTGTACTTATAgaataaaacttaaccatgatatgAGCATTTCGAACCTACGTGTCATTCAAAATAATATGAGTTGTATGCAAATTGTCACTTATTGTCGTTTACCCCCAAAACTCCGTTGTATTTATTACTTTGTTTCCTGTCTTTTCATCCTCTAATTCTACAATGATTTCTGAGCCGCCAAGTAACATTGTTAGATTGACTGCCCGTCCAGGTAAATCGTCTGGTTCTTTAAAGTCTATTTGTATTGTTCCGATTTTGGTACATCCTTTGTCATCTACATATGTTGGAGTATTTTCTTcagaaatgaaaatatcaaaatataatctagtttgttTCTTGTTACCAGTCGAATACTGCCTTTTAACTTGTGTTTCACCTGGCGTCACGCTCAACCCCTTTTCTATCAGTTTGTCAAAAACGTTGTCACAATGGTCACCTGCATCAGTCTTCCTACGTTTGCTCTCTGGATGTTTTCCTTCCTCAAATGGAAGGTTCGTCTTTATACCATATGTATATTTAAGTATCCTCTCGGTTATTGTCATAGGATTGTGGCCAAAAATCAAGGCTCCCCTTAACACAGCAGATGACGCCTCTTGTGGAATCAAAATATGGATTCCTGGAAGTGCTGATTTGATTGCACGTTGCAATAAAGGAGACTCTGAGTATCCACCCACCATGAGTACGGCTTTGACGTCTgccattctttctttttttaccaATGTTTGTACATGCTTAACTATTTGCTGTATGGAATCTTCGAATAACTTTTCTACTGTAGAATGTGATATTTTCAACCTGTCTCTCTTCAGCTCTactgttttactgtattttgaaGCTACTATTGCATCTTTGATAGTTATTTTTCTCTCTTGTTCCGTCTCAAATAGATCAATAAGCGATACCGGAAAATGCATGAATACGTTTCCGTTTGATTGTGTTCCAGCTGTTTGTTTTTTCAATTCAAAGTCTCGACTAAGATGAAGCCAATCTACCGTTTCCGAATGTTTAAAAGTATCAAACACAGTTTCACCAACTATGTCAATGAGAAAGTTTTCAAACGCTTTATCAACCATGGTTCCTCCCCAGTCACCTCCATTTGCTGCTCTTACTTCTCTTAAGGTAAACTGACTTTGAACTTCATGGACCGTGATATCAATCGTTCCCCCTGTAAAAAGTAGATAAACAAGGTGCTTGAGTGATGCAGAGCAATACATTGTCCTATTTTCTCCCTGGAACAAGAGCCATTATGGACATCGCCATCCCCTCGACAaagcaaatgtttgtttttttttgtaaaaggtggccaagaaaataaaacattttcataaaagaaTTGTATGCATATAAGTAAGTTATGAAGAACTTCTGTGTTCAATGTGTatgcaattatttatacacattgCAGTTTCTAAACTGTTCTTTATCGCGATCGTAAAGTTTGAATAATTCCTTTCCAAAATCTCAAGTAAATTTACAACCTGGAGGTAACTCAAGAGGTAAGAAAAGTATAGTAATGGTTCTTGtttactgcacttcctctcaatgtccACTGCCATTgtgaaaaaatcagtaaaatccCTTCTCGAAGTTTTATGAGTAAAGTAAAGGGAGATCATTTAAAATATAAGCATTGTATGGTTCTTGTTCAATGTATTTCCAAAcattgttctttatttatttaaacaattgcTATAAAATCCCTTCAGCACTTATAGTTATGTATCGGACACGTGAAtcaaataaagggagataattcaaaaagtagaCAAGATAGAGTTATGATTATTGTGCTCTT
The Mercenaria mercenaria strain notata chromosome 10, MADL_Memer_1, whole genome shotgun sequence genome window above contains:
- the LOC123560471 gene encoding heat shock 70 kDa protein 12A-like; translation: MLLFGALGKHLTKETIAMDEMGKELLAVDVFAMSIKFMADDLMAVVNQRLTGIIMETDIHWVLTVPAIWSDPAKQFMRLAAIKAGIGTERLTIVLEPEAASLYCRHLPVDTTICDGSLTISEFPTGSKYIVLDAGGGTIDITVHEVQSQFTLREVRAANGGDWGGTMVDKAFENFLIDIVGETVFDTFKHSETVDWLHLSRDFELKKQTAGTQSNGNVFMHFPVSLIDLFETEQERKITIKDAIVASKYSKTVELKRDRLKISHSTVEKLFEDSIQQIVKHVQTLVKKERMADVKAVLMVGGYSESPLLQRAIKSALPGIHILIPQEASSAVLRGALIFGHNPMTITERILKYTYGIKTNLPFEEGKHPESKRRKTDAGDHCDNVFDKLIEKGLSVTPGETQVKRQYSTGNKKQTRLYFDIFISEENTPTYVDDKGCTKIGTIQIDFKEPDDLPGRAVNLTMLLGGSEIIVELEDEKTGNKVINTTEFWG